In one Paraburkholderia azotifigens genomic region, the following are encoded:
- a CDS encoding penicillin-binding protein activator LpoB: protein MDHSTNIRARATAALASAVALAALTLAGCAVVDRSAPPAIAKNDSVAILPIANNTETPQAGQRAASIAQSLLASYGYTNLSRYPASADDETLFDAAKPDAQQNALNWARQQNARYALTGAVNEWRYKVGVDGEPAVGLTFDVIDVQTGKVVWTGTGSRTGWSRDAVSGVAQKLERDLLSPLAR from the coding sequence ATGGATCACAGCACGAACATTCGCGCGCGCGCGACGGCGGCACTGGCATCCGCTGTTGCGCTGGCGGCGCTCACGCTCGCGGGCTGCGCGGTCGTCGATCGCAGCGCGCCGCCCGCGATCGCGAAGAACGACAGCGTCGCGATTCTGCCCATCGCGAACAACACGGAGACGCCGCAAGCGGGCCAGCGCGCGGCATCGATTGCGCAGAGCCTGCTTGCGTCGTACGGCTACACGAATCTGTCGCGCTACCCCGCGAGCGCCGACGACGAAACGCTGTTCGACGCCGCGAAACCCGACGCGCAGCAGAACGCGCTGAACTGGGCGCGCCAGCAGAACGCGCGCTATGCACTGACGGGCGCCGTCAACGAGTGGCGCTACAAGGTCGGCGTGGACGGCGAACCGGCCGTCGGCCTAACGTTCGATGTGATCGACGTGCAGACGGGCAAGGTCGTGTGGACGGGCACGGGCAGCCGCACAGGCTGGAGCCGCGATGCCGTATCGGGCGTCGCGCAGAAGCTGGAGCGCGATCTGCTGTCGCCGCTCGCGCGCTGA
- a CDS encoding tetratricopeptide repeat protein — MSTSPATPDRQRLFSPAVILVLGLLVGVMLALAFPREKIESRLLAGANVDSLTIAYLEAWLRVDPDNAEVLSELTREYLKGQRISDATRILDRLAQSNDANARHSALAIRVSIAQKRLYSLKPNDPARPARIRELDALLHEALADRWDNEQLKMLAQQARGLNDNDLAARYYSLLARSDPAHAREWLAALAQTQLGNQQHRAAADAWFAAQAQATTLDEKRAAFIAGLRALQSGNDMAATMQAADAHIGDLADDPDTLRFLANLALSAGRPDLAEKYVKRLMKMSALDPAQAFVLRASHEPKRAGGAGLVEHRTEHGVWLRAAWYRPPVSRGAALRRALGKASSVTHVARVERIAASEPASGATASDYELAYRVFLANGDVANAQRIAQSAVDRDPQSIEWRARLAQVAEWNRHQDVALANYMAIATMRGTDDDWKQVARLAPGLNDNAAMLAVTLHQADRQPGNLKLLDAVVFSYERVADPDSALRYLQSRFTGPLRRAAMERYAQVAERKGDDALALRTWRDLEREYGPNAAYGLKIGTMLYTRTQFDAALAAMNEAKRAAPASNDDFWRFYALLADSNQNTRDARVGYQQLIAGGKADPQDYEAMTNFFNDSPLDAGRLAEYAYRHGGPPRTLSEALYGYQRAHAWGRIGTLLASLTPEQLRAAGQSPAFLLARAEYERQTGANDAALRDIERAAMLDPNNPEARAAYLWVLNERGTDAALLAALRRHAGDAETDPQLWPAYGAAWLRIGDGRKALHYLHKQAAQAKQSPLWRLTFADALELNGRVDEAWRVRKQVWIELARRRRDPSHAMPLPAAEEDDLRGRYVALTQLYANGDRSRAVLIDMLRADRNGTGGSGNDEPPASELGDIGQLPPAKQDEIRKQQRLYSSIAREAAISWAQNENASDMERAWLDKQYIDDSQRPVYAEAQLAINDGDVNELARLLDTLPDRVPRQNRVDAQALTGRTSAAQTSAFESLTREPDDEVMQAMAREQLLSNAQALAGAFRYVDQGSLRFTEESATGSMRITPSQNLQFRYQQRDQTVDGSQLAYAPKHDRLAEAIYGHKGQYDEEHATLGRRNALEDFTIARVDGTYSVTQRLTLTYALGYNQAATESTQLTVGGTKDLATLGFNYRLDPHWFGGARYEYARFHGQDRSTLGNGSLVEANVGYKIKADYPDYTIRAVFAHGQYNATGTPGERLRVLLPDSTPFTAASFMPQTFTQGGLIFSFGDDLPEQYSKAWRPMFAGGPIRDSRAGWSGQAELGVAGSVFGHDQMLLYGAYQGVSSNHSTSVKEVGARYRYLY; from the coding sequence ATGTCGACGTCGCCTGCGACACCTGACCGCCAGCGGCTCTTCTCGCCCGCTGTGATTCTCGTGCTCGGCCTGCTGGTCGGCGTGATGCTCGCGCTCGCCTTTCCGCGCGAAAAAATCGAATCGCGGCTGCTCGCGGGCGCAAACGTCGACAGTCTCACGATCGCCTATCTGGAAGCGTGGCTGCGCGTCGATCCCGACAACGCGGAAGTGTTATCCGAGTTGACGCGCGAATACCTGAAGGGCCAGCGCATCTCGGATGCGACGCGCATTCTGGATCGTCTCGCGCAGTCCAACGATGCGAACGCGCGGCACAGCGCATTGGCGATTCGCGTGTCGATTGCGCAGAAGCGCCTCTATTCGCTCAAACCGAACGACCCGGCACGCCCCGCGCGCATTCGCGAACTCGATGCGCTATTGCACGAAGCGCTCGCCGACCGGTGGGACAACGAGCAGCTGAAAATGCTCGCGCAGCAGGCGCGCGGACTGAACGACAATGATCTCGCCGCGCGCTACTACTCGCTGCTCGCTAGGTCCGATCCGGCGCATGCGCGCGAATGGCTCGCTGCGCTCGCGCAAACGCAGCTCGGCAACCAGCAGCATCGGGCGGCCGCCGATGCGTGGTTTGCTGCCCAGGCGCAAGCCACGACACTCGACGAAAAACGCGCCGCGTTCATCGCGGGTTTGCGCGCGCTGCAATCGGGCAACGACATGGCCGCGACGATGCAGGCCGCCGACGCACACATCGGCGATCTCGCCGACGACCCCGATACCTTGCGGTTTCTCGCGAATCTCGCACTGTCGGCGGGCCGTCCAGACCTCGCGGAAAAATACGTGAAGCGGTTGATGAAAATGTCCGCGCTCGATCCCGCCCAGGCCTTTGTGCTGCGTGCGTCTCATGAGCCGAAGCGCGCGGGCGGCGCGGGTCTGGTCGAACACCGAACGGAACACGGCGTGTGGCTGCGCGCCGCGTGGTATCGGCCGCCTGTGTCGCGCGGCGCGGCGCTGCGCCGGGCGCTGGGCAAGGCTTCGAGTGTCACGCATGTCGCGCGAGTCGAACGCATCGCCGCGTCCGAACCCGCGAGCGGCGCCACCGCCTCCGATTACGAACTCGCGTATCGCGTGTTTCTCGCGAATGGCGACGTTGCAAACGCGCAGCGCATCGCGCAATCGGCCGTCGACCGCGATCCGCAGTCGATCGAATGGCGCGCGCGTCTCGCGCAGGTCGCCGAATGGAATCGTCATCAGGACGTGGCGCTCGCCAACTACATGGCGATCGCAACGATGCGCGGCACCGACGACGACTGGAAACAGGTCGCGCGCCTCGCGCCAGGCCTCAATGACAACGCGGCGATGCTTGCCGTCACGCTGCACCAGGCCGATCGACAGCCCGGCAATCTGAAGCTGCTCGATGCCGTCGTGTTCTCGTACGAACGGGTCGCCGACCCCGACTCGGCGCTGCGCTATCTGCAGTCGCGCTTCACAGGTCCTTTGCGGCGAGCGGCCATGGAACGTTACGCGCAGGTGGCCGAGCGCAAGGGCGACGACGCTCTCGCGCTGCGCACGTGGCGCGATCTCGAGCGCGAATACGGCCCGAACGCCGCGTACGGACTGAAGATCGGCACGATGCTCTATACGCGTACGCAATTCGACGCGGCGCTCGCCGCGATGAACGAAGCGAAGCGCGCCGCGCCCGCATCGAACGACGACTTCTGGCGTTTCTATGCGCTGCTCGCCGATTCGAACCAGAACACGCGCGATGCGCGGGTCGGCTACCAGCAGCTGATCGCGGGCGGCAAGGCCGATCCGCAAGACTACGAGGCGATGACGAACTTCTTCAACGATTCGCCGCTCGACGCGGGCCGTCTCGCCGAATATGCGTACCGTCACGGCGGCCCGCCGCGCACGCTCTCCGAAGCGCTCTATGGTTATCAGCGCGCGCATGCGTGGGGGCGCATCGGCACGCTGCTTGCATCGCTCACGCCGGAGCAGCTGCGGGCAGCCGGGCAGTCGCCGGCGTTCCTGCTGGCGCGCGCGGAATATGAACGGCAGACGGGCGCGAACGATGCCGCACTGCGCGATATCGAACGCGCGGCCATGCTCGATCCGAACAACCCGGAAGCGCGCGCGGCGTACCTCTGGGTGCTGAACGAGCGCGGCACGGATGCGGCGCTGCTCGCGGCACTGCGCCGCCATGCCGGCGATGCCGAGACCGATCCGCAACTCTGGCCCGCGTATGGCGCGGCGTGGCTGCGCATCGGCGACGGGCGCAAGGCGCTGCACTACCTGCACAAGCAGGCGGCGCAAGCGAAGCAGAGTCCGCTGTGGCGGCTCACGTTCGCGGACGCGCTGGAACTGAATGGACGCGTCGACGAAGCATGGCGCGTGCGCAAGCAGGTGTGGATCGAACTGGCGCGGCGAAGGCGTGATCCGTCTCACGCCATGCCTCTGCCCGCGGCCGAGGAAGACGATCTGCGCGGCCGTTACGTCGCGCTCACGCAACTCTATGCCAATGGCGACCGCTCGCGCGCCGTGCTGATCGACATGCTGCGCGCGGATCGAAACGGAACGGGCGGCTCGGGCAATGACGAGCCGCCCGCTTCGGAACTCGGGGATATCGGCCAGTTGCCGCCCGCGAAACAGGACGAGATCCGCAAGCAGCAGCGCCTCTATTCGTCGATCGCACGCGAAGCGGCCATTTCGTGGGCACAAAATGAAAACGCGTCCGACATGGAGCGCGCGTGGCTCGACAAGCAGTACATCGACGACAGTCAGCGCCCTGTGTATGCCGAGGCGCAGCTCGCGATCAACGACGGCGACGTCAACGAGCTGGCGCGCCTGCTCGACACGCTGCCCGACCGGGTGCCGCGGCAGAACCGCGTCGATGCGCAGGCGCTCACGGGCCGCACATCGGCGGCGCAAACCAGCGCGTTCGAATCCCTCACGCGCGAGCCCGACGACGAAGTGATGCAGGCCATGGCGCGCGAGCAGCTGCTCAGCAATGCGCAGGCGCTGGCGGGCGCGTTCCGCTATGTCGATCAGGGCTCGCTGCGCTTCACGGAAGAATCGGCGACGGGCAGCATGCGTATTACGCCTTCGCAGAACCTGCAGTTCCGCTATCAGCAGCGCGATCAGACCGTGGACGGCTCACAGCTCGCGTACGCGCCCAAACACGACCGGCTCGCCGAAGCCATCTACGGCCACAAAGGTCAATATGACGAAGAGCACGCGACGCTCGGCCGCCGCAATGCGCTCGAAGACTTCACGATAGCGCGCGTCGACGGCACGTACAGCGTCACGCAACGCCTCACGCTGACATACGCGCTCGGCTACAACCAGGCTGCGACAGAATCGACGCAACTGACGGTGGGCGGCACAAAAGACCTCGCGACGCTCGGCTTCAACTACCGGCTCGACCCGCACTGGTTCGGCGGCGCGCGCTACGAATATGCGCGCTTTCATGGCCAGGACCGCTCGACGCTCGGCAACGGCAGTCTCGTCGAAGCGAACGTCGGCTACAAGATCAAGGCCGATTACCCCGACTACACGATCCGCGCCGTATTCGCGCATGGCCAGTACAACGCCACGGGCACGCCAGGCGAGCGCCTGCGCGTGCTGCTGCCCGACAGCACACCGTTCACGGCCGCGTCGTTCATGCCGCAAACCTTCACGCAGGGCGGCCTGATCTTCTCGTTCGGCGACGATCTGCCCGAACAGTATTCGAAGGCATGGCGGCCGATGTTCGCAGGCGGCCCGATCCGCGACTCGCGTGCGGGCTGGTCGGGACAGGCCGAACTCGGCGTCGCCGGCAGCGTGTTTGGCCACGACCAGATGCTGCTTTACGGCGCGTATCAAGGTGTTTCGTCGAACCACTCGACGTCGGTGAAGGAAGTCGGCGCGCGGTATCGCTATCTGTATTGA